In Rhodamnia argentea isolate NSW1041297 chromosome 4, ASM2092103v1, whole genome shotgun sequence, the following proteins share a genomic window:
- the LOC115751272 gene encoding subtilisin-like protease SBT2.5 isoform X1, with amino-acid sequence MGALEFTFGTILLSSLLIVVKAEVYIVTVEGEPVISYKGGVNGFEATAVESDEKIDTTSELVTSYAEHLERKHDMLLGMLFDRGTYQKLYSYRHLINGFAVHISPEQAEILRRAPGVKSVERDWKVKRLTTHTPQFLGLPTGVWPTGGGHDKAGEDIVIGFVDSGIYPHHPSFSSHTEPYGPLPKYRGKCEVDSDSKRSFCNGKIIGAQHFAKAAIAAGAFNPSVDFASPLDGDGHGSHTAAIAAGNNGIPVRMHGHEFGKASGMAPRARVAVYKALYRLFGGFVADVVAAIDQAVYDGVDILSLSVGPNSPPTSIRSTFLNPFDATLLSAVKAGVFVAQAAGNGGPFPKTLVSYSPWITSVVAAIDDRRYKNHLMLGNGKILPGIGLSPSTQPNRTFTLVAANDVLLDSSVMKYSPSDCQRPEVLNKNLVQGNILLCGYSFNFVTGTASIKKVSETAKSLGAIGFVLAVENVSPGTKFDPVPVGVPGVLITDVSKSMDLIDYYNVSTTRDWTGRVKSFKAIGSIGDGLMPILHKSAPQVALFSARGPNIKDFSFQEADLLKPDILAPGSLIWAAWSPNGTDEPNYVGEGFAMMSGTSMAAPHIAGIAALVKQKHPHWSPASIKSALMTTSTKLDRAGRPLQAQQYSETEAMKLVTATPFDYGSGHVNPRAALDPGLVFDAGYNDYLGFLCTTPGIDIHEIKNYTNSPCNYSMGHPSNLNSPSITVAHLVRTQTVTRTVTNVAQQETYVITTRMDPSVALEASPPAMTIRPGASRKFTVTLTVRSVTGTYGFGEVLMKGSRGHKVRIPVAAMGYRR; translated from the exons ATGGGAGCTTTGGAATTTACATTTGGGACTATCTTGTTGTCTTCTCTACTAATTGTTGTGAAGGCAGAAGTTTATATTGTGACTGTTGAAGGTGAGCCTGTCATAAGTTACAAAGGTGGTGTCAATGGTTTTGAAGCAACTGCGGTCGAGTCTGATGAGAAGATTGATACTACGAG TGAATTGGTTACATCTTATGCTGAACACCTTGAGAGGAAACATGATATGCTTCTTGGGATGCTGTTTGATCGAGGAACCTACCAGAAGCTCTACAGCTATCGTCATCTGATAAATGGTTTTGCCGTGCACATTTCTCCTGAACAG GCAGAAATACTACGACGTGCCCCTGGTGTGAAATCCGTGGAGAGAGATTGGAAGGTGAAGAGACTTACAACTCACACTCCACAGTTTCTGGGACTTCCTACTGGAGTATGGCCCACAGGAGGAGGGCATGACAAGGCGGGAGAGGACATTGTGATTGGCTTTGTCGACTCGGGCATTTATCCTCATCACCCCAGCTTCTCTTCACACACAGAACCTTATGGTCCACTACCAAAGTACAGAGGGAAGTGTGAAGTTGATTCTGACAGTAAGAGGTCTTTTTGCAATGGGAAAATTATAGGGGCTCAACATTTTGCCAAGGCGGCCATAGCAGCTGGGGCATTTAATCCTTCCGTTGATTTTGCTTCTCCCCTGGATGGTGATGGCCATGGAAG TCACACAGCTGCCATTGCTGCCGGTAACAATGGAATACCTGTGAGAATGCATGGACATGAATTTGGGAAAGCAAGTGGGATGGCTCCTCGAGCTAG GGTTGCTGTTTACAAGGCACTTTACCGACTTTTTGGAGGTTTTGTGGCTGATGTAGTTGCAGCAATTGATCAG GCTGTTTATGATGGTGTGGACATCCTCAGTCTGTCAGTTGGACCAAATAGCCCACCAACAAGCATTAGAAGTACTTTTTTGAACCCTTTTGATGCCACACTTCTGTCGGCTGTCAAAGCAGGTGTCTTTGTCGCTCAGGCAGCAGGAAATGGAGGGCCTTTTCCTAAAACTTTGGTATCCTATAGCCCATGGATAACATCTGTTGTGGCTGCAATTGATGACCGAAGATACAAAAACCATCTTATGTTGGGAAATGGGAAAATATTGCCAGGCATTGGATTATCAC CCTCTACACAGCCAAATCGGACATTCACATTGGTTGCAGCAAATGATGTACTGCTGGATTCTTCCGTCATGAAGTACAGCCCCTCTGATTGCCAGAGGCCAGAAGTTTTGAACAAGAACTTAGTCCAGGGAAATATTCTGCTCTGTGGCTATTCCTTCAACTTTGTGACAGGGACagcatcaatcaagaaagtttcAGAAACGGCCAAGAGCCTCGGTGCAATTGGCTTTGTTCTTGCTGTTGAGAATGTTTCTCCGGGAACCAAATTTGATCCTGTCCCTGTTGGTGTTCCGGGGGTTCTCATTACAGATGTCAGCAAATCAATG GACCTTATAGATTATTACAACGTCTCTACCACTAGAGACTGGACTGGACGAGTGAAGAGCTTTAAAGCTATAGGCAGCATAGGGGATGGCTTGATGCCTATACTCCACAAATCTGCACCACAGGTGGCATTATTCTCTGCTAGAGGACCCAACATAAAAGATTTCAGCTTCCAAGAAGCAGATCTTCTTAAACCAGATATTTTGGCTCCTGGTTCTCTCATTTGGGCTGCATGGTCACCTAATGGGACAGACGAGCCTAATTATGTTG GTGAAGGATTTGCCATGATGTCAGGAACTAGTATGGCTGCTCCACACATAGCAGGAATTGCTGCTCTTGTAAAGCAGAAGCATCCTCACTGGAGCCCAGCTTCCATAAAATCTGCTCTGATGACAACATCAACAAAGCTGGACAGAGCAGGAAGACCACTTCAGGCACAACAATACTCTGAGACAGAAGCCATGAAGCTGGTGACTGCAACGCCTTTTGATTATGGGAGTGGTCATGTTAATCCTAGAGCTGCTTTAGACCCAGGACTTGTCTTCGACGCAG GTTACAATGATTATTTGGGATTCTTGTGCACAACTCCTGGTATCGATATTCATGAGATCAAGAACTACACAAACTCGCCATGCAACTATTCCATGGGCCACCCATCAAATCTCAACTCCCCTTCAATTACTGTTGCCCACTTGGTTCGGACTCAAACTGTCACTCGCACGGTCACGAATGTCGCTCAGCAAGAGACATATGTCATTACGACCAGAATGGATCCGTCTGTCGCTCTCGAAGCCAGCCCTCCAGCAATGACTATAAGACCAGGTGCGTCACGGAAATTTACGGTTACTCTCACTGTCCGGTCTGTGACCGGAACATACGGTTTTGGGGAGGTTTTGATGAAAGGAAGTCGAGGGCACAAGGTGAGGATCCCGGTGGCGGCGATGGGATACCGGCGATAG
- the LOC115751272 gene encoding subtilisin-like protease SBT2.5 isoform X2: MGALEFTFGTILLSSLLIVVKAEVYIVTVEGEPVISYKGGVNGFEATAVESDEKIDTTSELVTSYAEHLERKHDMLLGMLFDRGTYQKLYSYRHLINGFAVHISPEQVEILRRAPGVKSVERDWKVKRLTTHTPQFLGLPTGVWPTGGGHDKAGEDIVIGFVDSGIYPHHPSFSSHTEPYGPLPKYRGKCEVDSDSKRSFCNGKIIGAQHFAKAAIAAGAFNPSVDFASPLDGDGHGSHTAAIAAGNNGIPVRMHGHEFGKASGMAPRARVAVYKALYRLFGGFVADVVAAIDQAVYDGVDILSLSVGPNSPPTSIRSTFLNPFDATLLSAVKAGVFVAQAAGNGGPFPKTLVSYSPWITSVVAAIDDRRYKNHLMLGNGKILPGIGLSPSTQPNRTFTLVAANDVLLDSSVMKYSPSDCQRPEVLNKNLVQGNILLCGYSFNFVTGTASIKKVSETAKSLGAIGFVLAVENVSPGTKFDPVPVGVPGVLITDVSKSMDLIDYYNVSTTRDWTGRVKSFKAIGSIGDGLMPILHKSAPQVALFSARGPNIKDFSFQEADLLKPDILAPGSLIWAAWSPNGTDEPNYVGEGFAMMSGTSMAAPHIAGIAALVKQKHPHWSPASIKSALMTTSTKLDRAGRPLQAQQYSETEAMKLVTATPFDYGSGHVNPRAALDPGLVFDAGYNDYLGFLCTTPGIDIHEIKNYTNSPCNYSMGHPSNLNSPSITVAHLVRTQTVTRTVTNVAQQETYVITTRMDPSVALEASPPAMTIRPGASRKFTVTLTVRSVTGTYGFGEVLMKGSRGHKVRIPVAAMGYRR; encoded by the exons ATGGGAGCTTTGGAATTTACATTTGGGACTATCTTGTTGTCTTCTCTACTAATTGTTGTGAAGGCAGAAGTTTATATTGTGACTGTTGAAGGTGAGCCTGTCATAAGTTACAAAGGTGGTGTCAATGGTTTTGAAGCAACTGCGGTCGAGTCTGATGAGAAGATTGATACTACGAG TGAATTGGTTACATCTTATGCTGAACACCTTGAGAGGAAACATGATATGCTTCTTGGGATGCTGTTTGATCGAGGAACCTACCAGAAGCTCTACAGCTATCGTCATCTGATAAATGGTTTTGCCGTGCACATTTCTCCTGAACAGGTG GAAATACTACGACGTGCCCCTGGTGTGAAATCCGTGGAGAGAGATTGGAAGGTGAAGAGACTTACAACTCACACTCCACAGTTTCTGGGACTTCCTACTGGAGTATGGCCCACAGGAGGAGGGCATGACAAGGCGGGAGAGGACATTGTGATTGGCTTTGTCGACTCGGGCATTTATCCTCATCACCCCAGCTTCTCTTCACACACAGAACCTTATGGTCCACTACCAAAGTACAGAGGGAAGTGTGAAGTTGATTCTGACAGTAAGAGGTCTTTTTGCAATGGGAAAATTATAGGGGCTCAACATTTTGCCAAGGCGGCCATAGCAGCTGGGGCATTTAATCCTTCCGTTGATTTTGCTTCTCCCCTGGATGGTGATGGCCATGGAAG TCACACAGCTGCCATTGCTGCCGGTAACAATGGAATACCTGTGAGAATGCATGGACATGAATTTGGGAAAGCAAGTGGGATGGCTCCTCGAGCTAG GGTTGCTGTTTACAAGGCACTTTACCGACTTTTTGGAGGTTTTGTGGCTGATGTAGTTGCAGCAATTGATCAG GCTGTTTATGATGGTGTGGACATCCTCAGTCTGTCAGTTGGACCAAATAGCCCACCAACAAGCATTAGAAGTACTTTTTTGAACCCTTTTGATGCCACACTTCTGTCGGCTGTCAAAGCAGGTGTCTTTGTCGCTCAGGCAGCAGGAAATGGAGGGCCTTTTCCTAAAACTTTGGTATCCTATAGCCCATGGATAACATCTGTTGTGGCTGCAATTGATGACCGAAGATACAAAAACCATCTTATGTTGGGAAATGGGAAAATATTGCCAGGCATTGGATTATCAC CCTCTACACAGCCAAATCGGACATTCACATTGGTTGCAGCAAATGATGTACTGCTGGATTCTTCCGTCATGAAGTACAGCCCCTCTGATTGCCAGAGGCCAGAAGTTTTGAACAAGAACTTAGTCCAGGGAAATATTCTGCTCTGTGGCTATTCCTTCAACTTTGTGACAGGGACagcatcaatcaagaaagtttcAGAAACGGCCAAGAGCCTCGGTGCAATTGGCTTTGTTCTTGCTGTTGAGAATGTTTCTCCGGGAACCAAATTTGATCCTGTCCCTGTTGGTGTTCCGGGGGTTCTCATTACAGATGTCAGCAAATCAATG GACCTTATAGATTATTACAACGTCTCTACCACTAGAGACTGGACTGGACGAGTGAAGAGCTTTAAAGCTATAGGCAGCATAGGGGATGGCTTGATGCCTATACTCCACAAATCTGCACCACAGGTGGCATTATTCTCTGCTAGAGGACCCAACATAAAAGATTTCAGCTTCCAAGAAGCAGATCTTCTTAAACCAGATATTTTGGCTCCTGGTTCTCTCATTTGGGCTGCATGGTCACCTAATGGGACAGACGAGCCTAATTATGTTG GTGAAGGATTTGCCATGATGTCAGGAACTAGTATGGCTGCTCCACACATAGCAGGAATTGCTGCTCTTGTAAAGCAGAAGCATCCTCACTGGAGCCCAGCTTCCATAAAATCTGCTCTGATGACAACATCAACAAAGCTGGACAGAGCAGGAAGACCACTTCAGGCACAACAATACTCTGAGACAGAAGCCATGAAGCTGGTGACTGCAACGCCTTTTGATTATGGGAGTGGTCATGTTAATCCTAGAGCTGCTTTAGACCCAGGACTTGTCTTCGACGCAG GTTACAATGATTATTTGGGATTCTTGTGCACAACTCCTGGTATCGATATTCATGAGATCAAGAACTACACAAACTCGCCATGCAACTATTCCATGGGCCACCCATCAAATCTCAACTCCCCTTCAATTACTGTTGCCCACTTGGTTCGGACTCAAACTGTCACTCGCACGGTCACGAATGTCGCTCAGCAAGAGACATATGTCATTACGACCAGAATGGATCCGTCTGTCGCTCTCGAAGCCAGCCCTCCAGCAATGACTATAAGACCAGGTGCGTCACGGAAATTTACGGTTACTCTCACTGTCCGGTCTGTGACCGGAACATACGGTTTTGGGGAGGTTTTGATGAAAGGAAGTCGAGGGCACAAGGTGAGGATCCCGGTGGCGGCGATGGGATACCGGCGATAG